One Thalassotalea atypica DNA window includes the following coding sequences:
- a CDS encoding S9 family peptidase, translating into MNRFNTLFICFFFGLLPLCLNAKEADWPFPQDTPKAQNVSVGLAGDTPVDISRFLLARGVYAAHVNQQSTHVAYLSRVTGRAQLWVKDLTSGQVKQLTFGNGVDDYEWHPSGTHLMYAADNDGDERQAYFLLSIDGQQESVVLAHSNAYRALGAFNESGNQFSYASTERNGRDFDIYLYDFELKKSKLIYQSEFGFFPHNWQPNSKNLLLTQTRGEDANNLYLLNSDTGKLITLFKPKIAANFTSFSWKQDGSGFYMSSDLDTEFHQVLFYNVIDGTTHVIASSRYDLENVNLCKKEQVLTWTENNNGFDTLYLKHLRSGDVEEVELPEGRYRIRCGAMSEMLNVSITSYNAPNEVFLVDLNNLEKEKLISAQMAGIDRTQLVKPEVVTFKARDGVTLQGLLYMPKTSSALKPPVVFGIHGGPTSQAVARWLPLTQYLVGKGIAYFDINVRGSTGFGKTYARLDNQEKRLDSVRDLVDALAFFEQDGRVDASRAAAMGGSYGGYMVNAVMGLYPGEFKAGASFVGVADWVRALQTASPGLKASDLIEYGDIREPKWQKFYEANSPINTVHKITAPMFFEHGVNDPRDPVTESDEMVKALRQRDIPVTYLRFPDEGHQVSKMKNRIIFYRELAKYLEQSL; encoded by the coding sequence GTGAATCGCTTCAACACGTTGTTTATTTGTTTTTTCTTTGGCTTATTGCCACTCTGCCTCAATGCGAAAGAAGCCGATTGGCCATTTCCTCAAGATACGCCTAAAGCCCAAAATGTATCCGTTGGCTTAGCGGGTGATACGCCAGTTGATATCTCACGCTTTCTACTTGCGAGGGGAGTGTATGCTGCTCATGTTAATCAACAATCAACACATGTTGCATATCTTTCAAGAGTCACAGGACGTGCTCAATTATGGGTCAAAGATCTAACATCTGGTCAGGTGAAACAATTAACATTTGGAAACGGAGTTGATGATTATGAATGGCACCCCAGCGGCACACATCTAATGTATGCGGCTGACAATGACGGTGATGAGCGACAAGCATACTTTTTACTGTCAATTGATGGCCAACAAGAGTCTGTTGTTTTAGCCCACTCGAATGCATATAGAGCCTTAGGGGCATTCAATGAAAGCGGCAACCAATTTAGTTATGCGTCAACCGAACGCAATGGTCGTGACTTTGATATTTATTTGTATGACTTTGAACTGAAAAAGTCCAAATTGATTTATCAATCAGAATTCGGCTTTTTTCCGCATAATTGGCAACCTAATAGCAAGAACTTATTGCTGACACAAACCCGAGGTGAAGATGCTAATAATTTGTATCTACTCAATAGTGATACTGGCAAATTAATCACTTTATTTAAGCCTAAAATAGCAGCAAATTTTACCAGTTTTTCATGGAAACAAGATGGTAGCGGTTTCTATATGTCGTCGGACTTAGACACCGAGTTTCATCAGGTACTGTTTTACAATGTTATAGATGGCACAACTCATGTTATCGCGAGCAGTCGCTACGATTTAGAAAACGTAAATTTGTGCAAAAAAGAACAAGTTCTTACCTGGACTGAGAATAATAATGGCTTTGATACACTTTACTTGAAGCACCTACGAAGTGGTGATGTAGAAGAGGTTGAACTACCAGAAGGTCGTTACCGCATCCGGTGTGGGGCAATGAGTGAAATGCTCAATGTCAGTATCACCTCATACAATGCGCCTAATGAAGTCTTTCTTGTTGATTTGAATAACTTAGAGAAAGAGAAATTAATTTCAGCTCAAATGGCTGGTATTGATAGAACACAATTGGTTAAACCTGAAGTAGTAACGTTTAAAGCGCGTGATGGTGTTACCTTACAAGGTTTACTTTATATGCCCAAGACATCATCGGCTTTAAAACCGCCAGTAGTGTTTGGTATTCATGGTGGACCTACATCACAAGCGGTTGCCCGATGGTTACCACTCACCCAATACCTTGTTGGCAAAGGAATCGCCTATTTTGATATTAATGTTAGAGGGTCAACGGGGTTTGGTAAAACCTATGCAAGGTTGGACAATCAGGAAAAGCGCCTAGACAGTGTGCGTGACTTAGTGGACGCATTAGCTTTTTTTGAACAAGATGGACGCGTCGACGCATCCAGAGCAGCAGCTATGGGCGGCTCTTATGGTGGCTATATGGTTAATGCTGTGATGGGTCTGTACCCGGGAGAATTTAAAGCGGGAGCATCATTTGTTGGAGTCGCGGACTGGGTCAGGGCACTGCAAACCGCATCACCAGGTTTAAAGGCTTCAGATTTGATTGAATATGGTGATATACGTGAGCCCAAATGGCAAAAATTCTATGAAGCCAATTCACCGATCAATACCGTACATAAAATTACTGCGCCAATGTTTTTTGAGCACGGTGTGAATGATCCTCGGGATCCGGTTACTGAGTCTGATGAAATGGTCAAAGCCTTAAGGCAGAGAGACATTCCTGTAACCTATTTAAGGTTTCCTGATGAAGGCCATCAGGTCAGTAAAATGAAGAACCGGATTATATTTTATCGAGAGTTGGCTAAGTATTTAGAGCAAAGTCTATAG
- the secF gene encoding protein translocase subunit SecF, whose amino-acid sequence MQILNLKETVAFMKYRKVGMIFSILFMLAAIASLTVNKLNFGLDFTGGIKVEVGFEQAADLTKMRAVLDQNGFDDAVVQLFGTSRDVVIRMAERPGVKAEMLGNEILDVLQQGMGVKVDMRRIEFVGASVGDELAEQGGLAMLTALICILVYVAFRFEWRFALGSVFALFHDVLLTLGLFSFLQLEFDLTVLAAILAVIGYSLNDTIVVSDRIRENFRKVREGGPEEVINISLTQTLSRTFITSITTLLVLAALFFKGGALIHGFATALLFGVFVGTYSSIYVASSVALALGVSKEDLIPEVIEKEGADQEEMMP is encoded by the coding sequence ATGCAAATTTTGAATTTAAAAGAAACAGTCGCCTTTATGAAATACCGAAAGGTCGGCATGATTTTCAGTATATTGTTCATGTTAGCGGCTATTGCTTCATTAACAGTGAATAAACTGAATTTTGGGTTAGATTTTACCGGTGGTATTAAAGTAGAAGTTGGCTTTGAACAAGCGGCTGATTTGACCAAGATGCGAGCGGTATTAGATCAAAACGGCTTTGATGATGCCGTGGTTCAATTGTTCGGTACCAGCCGCGATGTTGTTATCCGCATGGCGGAACGTCCAGGTGTTAAAGCTGAAATGTTGGGAAACGAAATTCTTGACGTTTTGCAACAAGGCATGGGTGTAAAGGTTGATATGCGACGAATTGAGTTTGTTGGCGCAAGTGTTGGTGATGAGCTTGCAGAACAAGGCGGTTTAGCGATGTTAACAGCACTAATATGTATTTTAGTGTATGTTGCTTTTCGTTTTGAGTGGCGTTTTGCGCTAGGCTCTGTGTTCGCATTATTTCATGATGTATTGTTAACATTAGGTCTGTTCTCTTTTTTACAGCTTGAATTTGATTTAACCGTATTGGCCGCTATTTTGGCTGTTATTGGTTATTCACTTAACGATACTATTGTAGTTTCAGATCGTATTCGTGAGAATTTTAGAAAGGTTCGTGAAGGCGGCCCTGAAGAAGTCATTAATATTTCACTTACCCAAACTTTAAGCCGAACATTTATTACCTCAATTACTACGTTATTAGTACTTGCGGCCTTGTTCTTTAAAGGTGGCGCGCTGATTCATGGTTTCGCGACTGCGTTACTGTTTGGCGTCTTTGTTGGTACATACTCGTCAATTTATGTAGCGAGTTCAGTCGCACTAGCGTTAGGGGTTTCTAAAGAAGATTTGATCCCTGAGGTCATTGAAAAAGAAGGTGCAGATCAAGAAGAAATGATGCCCTAG
- a CDS encoding M16 family metallopeptidase — MFRTYIAHFKTGAVASAIVASASIYCLPSFAAEKITSVEGITEYRLDNGLQVLLFPDQTKETVTVNVTYRVGSKHENYGETGMAHLLEHLVFKGTPNHKDIPAELSSHGARPNGTTWTDRTNYFETFAATEENINWALDMESDRMVNSFIAKKDLDSEMTVVRNEFERGENSPFRVTMQRMMAAAYDWHNYGKSTIGARADLENVPIDRLQAFYKKYYQPDNATLIVAGKFENKDMIKLVDKYFAPIPKPTRVINPLYTAEPAQDGERQITVRRVGDVQLLGAMYHFPAGSHEEFSAVNVLTEIVGANATGRMHKSLVEPGLASRAFGFNFQWQEPGLGLFAAEIDKDADISKAEEAMLATLESISETPFTDEEVERAKRTLLKNIELSFNSSENIALGLSEWVGMGDWRLLFLDRDRIEKVTTADVQKVAEAYLVRNNRTLGKFIPTEKPERVEIPQVANVSDMVKGYKGREAVAQGEVFDPSQDNIDKRTKVVTLSNGTKVALLQKKTRGEAVVVRIATQMGTEKSLHGKALAGDLAGDMLMRGTQNLSREQLKDEFDKLKANVRIGGGAEGASARAETVKANLVDTLKLVGEVLKEPAFDEQEFTQLVSTQEVDIEQQLQDPQSIAFREYSRRQSQFPKGHPRHVSALEDVVAELKAITLKDVKAFHEEFYGANSMQISIVGDFDEQKVLETLELEFANWRSDQKYKRVEHTYNKLAVKDQDFNTPDKENAVFVAAVSLPVGINDKDAPALELGNYILGGGFLNSRLATRLRQKDGLSYGAGSFVNMSRSDDRASMGAYAICAPQNLNKVEIGFKEELTRLLKDGFTDEEISAAKSGLLQGKKVSRSQDNELVGKLNSNLYYDKNMQFSAQYEEALSSLTAKDVHKVMKKYLKVEDFSMIKAGDFSKVE; from the coding sequence ATGTTTCGTACATATATTGCGCACTTTAAAACAGGTGCAGTTGCATCTGCTATCGTTGCAAGCGCAAGCATTTACTGTTTACCAAGCTTTGCAGCAGAAAAAATTACCTCTGTTGAAGGTATAACTGAATATCGTCTTGATAATGGCTTACAAGTTTTATTATTTCCCGATCAAACCAAAGAAACAGTTACCGTTAATGTGACCTATCGTGTTGGCTCAAAACACGAAAACTACGGTGAAACTGGTATGGCGCATTTACTTGAACATCTTGTCTTTAAAGGCACACCAAATCACAAAGATATACCGGCAGAGCTGAGCTCTCACGGTGCTCGTCCAAACGGTACAACATGGACAGATAGGACCAATTACTTTGAAACGTTTGCAGCTACTGAAGAAAACATCAATTGGGCGTTAGACATGGAATCAGACCGTATGGTTAATTCTTTTATCGCCAAGAAAGATTTAGACAGCGAAATGACGGTAGTGCGTAATGAATTTGAGCGTGGCGAAAACAGCCCGTTTAGAGTCACCATGCAGCGAATGATGGCCGCGGCGTACGATTGGCATAACTATGGTAAGTCTACCATCGGTGCTCGCGCTGATTTAGAAAATGTTCCAATTGATCGATTACAGGCGTTTTATAAGAAATACTATCAACCGGATAATGCTACCTTGATCGTTGCCGGTAAATTTGAAAATAAAGACATGATAAAACTGGTTGATAAGTACTTTGCGCCCATTCCTAAACCAACACGAGTTATTAATCCCCTTTACACGGCAGAGCCAGCACAAGATGGCGAGCGCCAAATTACAGTGAGACGTGTAGGTGATGTTCAGCTACTTGGGGCAATGTATCACTTTCCAGCGGGATCGCATGAAGAATTTTCTGCAGTGAATGTGTTAACTGAAATTGTTGGTGCAAACGCAACTGGTAGAATGCATAAATCTCTTGTTGAGCCGGGCCTTGCCAGTAGAGCGTTTGGATTTAACTTTCAATGGCAAGAGCCAGGGTTAGGTTTATTTGCTGCCGAGATTGATAAAGACGCTGACATTAGCAAAGCGGAAGAAGCAATGCTGGCCACGTTAGAGTCAATTAGCGAAACACCCTTTACAGACGAAGAAGTAGAACGTGCAAAACGTACTCTCTTGAAGAATATTGAACTGTCTTTCAACTCATCAGAAAATATTGCCTTAGGGTTAAGTGAGTGGGTTGGCATGGGCGACTGGCGTTTACTTTTCTTAGATCGTGATCGCATTGAAAAAGTAACAACTGCAGATGTACAAAAAGTGGCGGAGGCATACCTAGTCAGAAATAATCGCACTTTAGGTAAATTTATTCCAACAGAAAAACCAGAGCGTGTTGAGATTCCTCAAGTGGCTAATGTATCAGACATGGTTAAAGGCTATAAAGGGCGTGAAGCTGTTGCTCAAGGTGAAGTATTTGATCCGAGCCAAGACAATATTGATAAACGCACAAAAGTCGTCACGTTAAGCAATGGCACCAAAGTAGCTTTATTACAAAAGAAAACGCGTGGTGAAGCTGTTGTTGTGCGCATAGCAACACAAATGGGAACAGAAAAATCATTGCATGGTAAAGCGCTTGCAGGTGATTTAGCTGGTGATATGTTGATGCGCGGTACACAAAACCTTTCTCGTGAACAACTTAAAGATGAATTTGACAAGCTTAAAGCGAATGTTCGTATTGGTGGTGGGGCAGAGGGGGCTAGTGCGCGAGCTGAAACAGTAAAAGCAAACTTAGTGGACACCTTAAAGTTAGTTGGTGAAGTGCTTAAAGAACCTGCATTTGATGAACAAGAATTTACACAATTGGTTTCAACACAAGAAGTTGATATTGAACAACAGCTGCAAGATCCGCAGTCAATTGCTTTTAGAGAGTATTCTCGCCGTCAAAGTCAGTTCCCGAAAGGTCATCCTCGCCACGTATCAGCGTTAGAAGATGTAGTTGCTGAGTTAAAAGCTATCACGTTAAAAGATGTTAAAGCGTTCCATGAGGAGTTTTATGGCGCGAACAGCATGCAAATTAGTATTGTTGGAGACTTTGACGAACAGAAAGTACTTGAAACATTAGAGCTTGAATTTGCTAATTGGCGTAGTGATCAGAAATATAAGCGGGTTGAGCATACATACAACAAACTTGCTGTGAAAGATCAGGATTTTAATACCCCTGATAAAGAAAACGCCGTATTTGTTGCAGCGGTGTCATTACCTGTCGGTATTAATGATAAAGATGCGCCGGCCTTAGAGCTAGGAAACTACATCTTAGGAGGAGGTTTCCTTAACAGCCGTTTAGCGACGCGTTTACGTCAAAAAGATGGCCTAAGCTATGGTGCAGGTTCTTTCGTCAATATGAGCCGCTCTGATGACCGCGCATCGATGGGAGCATATGCCATCTGTGCACCGCAAAACTTGAATAAAGTAGAAATAGGGTTTAAAGAAGAGCTAACTCGCCTGCTGAAGGACGGGTTCACTGACGAAGAAATAAGTGCAGCAAAATCTGGCTTATTACAAGGTAAAAAAGTGAGTCGTTCGCAAGACAATGAACTGGTGGGCAAACTGAACAGCAACTTATACTACGATAAGAATATGCAGTTTAGCGCGCAATATGAAGAAGCTTTAAGTAGCTTAACAGCTAAAGATGTGCATAAAGTGATGAAGAAGTACTTAAAAGTAGAAGACTTCTCGATGATTAAAGCGGGCGATTTCAGTAAAGTGGAATAG